GGGCGCTGCCACAGGAAGGACCAGCTGTCATTGTTGATCAGCAGAGCACGGCGCAGGTTTTCCTCCATCATGCCGCCGAGGATGAAGCCAAGGATCATCGGCGCCATCGGAAAATCGAGGAAGCGCAGCATGACGGCAACAAGACCGAACAGCACCATGAGCTGAATGTCGAACGTGTTGAAGGTGACGAAATAGACGCCGATGAGCGAGAAGAACAGGATCAGCGGCAGCAGGAACCTGGACGGAATGGCCAGCACCTTGGCGATATAGGGAATGAGCGGCAGGTTGAGGATCAGGAGGACAATATTGCCGATCCACATCGAAACGATGACCGACCAGAAGACCGCCGGCTGATCGATATAAAGACGCGGTCCGGGCTGAATGCCGTAGCCGATGAGCGCACCGAGCATGATCGCCGTGGTGCCCGAACCCGGAATGCCGAGCGTCAGCAGGGGAACGAAGGAACCGGTCGCCGCCGCGTTGTTGGCTGTTTCGGGCGCCGAAAGCCCGCGCACGGACCCCTTGCCGAAAAGCTTGCCCTTTTCGGGCCCGGCCAGGCGCTGCTCGGTGCCATAGGCGAGAAAGCTTGCAATTGTCGCGCCTGCGCCCGGCAGAACACCGATGATGAAGCCGAGAACAGACGAGCGGCCGATAACAGGCGCCATTTCGCGCACTTCCTCGCCACTCACCTTCATGGAGCCGAGATTGGACGAGGCTTCCATCTCCTCCTGACGCTTGTTGTCACCCGAGGGTTTCAGAATGGCGATCAGCGCCTCGGACAGCGCAAAGGTCGCCATGACGAGAAGCAGGAAGGAGATGCCGTCGGTGAGGTCGATGAGGCCCAGAGTAAAACGCGGCACGCCCTGCGTCTGGTCGGTGCCGACGGTCGATAACATCAGGCCGATGACCGTCATCAGCAGTGCTTTCAAGACATCGCCCTTGCCGGCAAAGGCGGCAACGGCGGTCAGGCCAAGCACCATCAGGGCAAAATAATCGGCGGAATGGAAAGACAGGGAGACCGCCGCCAGGAAAGGCGCGGCGACCAGCAGGAAGATCGCGGCAATCACACCGCCGGAAAACGAGGAATAGGCGGCTATTGCCAGCGCCTTGCCGGCCTTGCCGGCCTTGGCCATGGGATAGCCGTCGAAAGAGGTCGCCACGGTGCTTGCAACGCCCGGCGCATTGATCAGGATCGAGGAGGTCGAACCACCGAAGATCGCGCCGTAATAGACGGCCGCCATCAGGATGATGCCCGTGGCCGGCTCCAGACTGGCGGCGACCGGGATCATCAGCGCGATGGCGGACATCGGCCCGAGGCCGGGCAGCATGCCGATGAAGGTGCCGATGAGACAGCCGGCAAAGACAAAGAGGATATTGACCGGGTTGAGCGCGGTTCCAAGACCGACAAGGATGCCTTCAATCATGACGCTATCCTTTCAGGAACCAGGGCAGCGGCTCGATGAAGACATCGAGACCCTGTGTCATCAAAAGCCAGAAGCCGACGACCAGCGGCACCGCCACGAGGAACAGCTTGAGCGGGGAACGCTCGCCGAGCATGGCAAATCCGGCCATGAGGAACAGCGAGGTCGACAGGATAAAGCCGAGCGGGCGGATCGTCATGCCGTAGACCGACATGAGGATGAGGAACAGCGCCGCCCTGCCCCAGTTGAAGCCGGCAAGCTGCGGACGCTCATGCACGCCCGGAAAGATCACAATCAGGAGGGAAAGGCCGATGCCGAGCACCATCAGCACTTCCGGCATGGTGCGGGCCGTGAATGCCGCCTTGGCCTGAATGGGCAGAAGCGTGATGTTCTGGCTTAAAAATCCGTAGGCAATGCAAAAGGCGAGCAGAAGAACGCCGCCAATCCTGTCCTTTGAAAACAGCATGAAATCCTCCCCCGGAGCGGCAAACGCTCCCTCAAGGCTGGCGGGGCGCCTTTTAAAAACGCCCCGCCGCCAAAATCGTCAGCGATGAAGACCGAGCCTCAAAGGAAGCCGAGTTCCTTCATCAGACCGCCGACTTCCTCTTCCTGCTGCTCAAGGAAGCTGGTGAAGTCGTCGCCCGGATTGAAAATCTCGACCCAACCATTGCGGTCGCGCACGGCAACCCATTCGGGCGTGGCGTACATGGCTTCAAGCGCGGCGACGAACTGTGCCTTCTTGTCGTCGGACAGTCCGGGTGCGCCGAAGAAGCCGCGCCAGTTGACGAAGTCGGTTCCCTTGGAGCCGGATTCGTCGCAGGTCGGCGTGTCAGGCGCGGCCGGCAGACGCTTCATGGCCGTCACGCACAGCACCTTGACTTCGCCCTGGCGGGCAAGCTCGAGGGCCTCACCGAAGCCGGTCGTCAGCGCGGCGATCTCGCCCGACAAGAGCCCGGCCATCGCCTTGCCGCCGGCGTCATAGGGAATGTACTTCACATCCGTCGGGCTCTCGCCGGCATTCTTCATGACGAGGGCCGCGATGAGATGGTCCATACCGCCGGCAACCGAGCCGCCGCCGATGGCAATCGCGGTCGGATCGGCCTTGTAAGCCGCAAGCAGGCCGCCGAGATCGTTGATGTCGGAGTTCTTGCCGACGACGATCGCGCCATAGTCGCCGATGATGCCGGCAATCGGCGTCAGGTCGCGGAAGGATTGCGGAAAGACCTTCTGGAGCGAACGGATGACGATGGGTGTCGAGTTCACCATCAGCGTATTCTGGTCCTTGGTCTCGATGATGTGGGCAATCGCCTTGCCGCCACCGCCGCCGGACATGTTCTCATAGGATGCGGAGCCGACAATGCCGGATTTGGTCAACGCCTCTCCGGTGCCGCGGGCCGTTCCGTCCCAGCCGCCGCCGGCGCCGCCGGGGATCAGGAACTTGATTTCGTCGACGGTCTGCGCCTGCGCCAGCCCGGCGGACGCCGCGAGTGTAAATACGGACACGGCAAGGGCTGCCGTCAGTTTCTTCAGCATGATTTCCTCCCAGGGATGCTCGATCCACGCCCAATGGCGGGCGTTGCCGTCAGCAAAACAGCAAAAGCTGTCATCTAGCTGACATCGGCACGCGGAAGTTGTTTTTAGCGATATTGCTACTTGGACTGCAGCGCATCGTTCCAGCGGGAGATGAAGCGGGCGCGCTTGACCTGATCGAGATAGACGACAAGGCCGGGGCTGATCGAGATCGGCCGCAGCCGCGCGCCGAAACGCGAACGCAGCGCCGAGGCGGTGTTGTCGCCCTCGACCAGCGGATGAAGGGCCGGAAGGCGGGCATCGCGCGCCATGATGGTCTGGCCCTCCTCGGACATTAAAAAGGCAAGCATCGCCTCGCCGAGGTCCGGATCGGCGGCGGCTTCGGGCACCAGCGCGATGCGCGACATGACGACGGTATAGTCCTCCGGCAGGATGATGCCGAGGTCGGGAATGCGGCTCGCCCAGCTCTGCGCATAGGAGCCGAGGATGTTGTAGCCGAGTGCAAAGCGGCCATCGGCCACGCGGTCCAATATGGCGGAGGAGTTGGAATAAAGCTTCACGCCTGCGGTGCCGAATGCGGAGACAAGGCTCCAGATATCGCGGCTGTGTTCGCGGTCGCGGGCAAGGAACAAGAAGCCAAGGCCCGAGCGCTCCACATCATAGGTGGCGATCCTGCCGTAGAGTTCGGCCTCGGAGGTTTTCAAAAGCCCGATCAGCTCGGCGCGGTTTCGCGGCACGCCGACGCCCTCGAAAGAGGGTTTGTGATAAACGATGACGGAAGGCTCGAAGGTAAGGCCGAAAACAGAATCGCGCCATTTC
This portion of the Hoeflea prorocentri genome encodes:
- a CDS encoding tripartite tricarboxylate transporter TctB family protein, which produces MLFSKDRIGGVLLLAFCIAYGFLSQNITLLPIQAKAAFTARTMPEVLMVLGIGLSLLIVIFPGVHERPQLAGFNWGRAALFLILMSVYGMTIRPLGFILSTSLFLMAGFAMLGERSPLKLFLVAVPLVVGFWLLMTQGLDVFIEPLPWFLKG
- a CDS encoding ABC transporter substrate-binding protein, whose protein sequence is MRFVCLVLAYLATAGVALSATYFPPVGENGPVRTLNVYSTLDETVSRPLIDAFQKANPGIAVSYEDLQSLDIYERILRETDEGQTADLVISSAMDLQVKLANDGYAREVSGAEVDGWPNWAKWRDSVFGLTFEPSVIVYHKPSFEGVGVPRNRAELIGLLKTSEAELYGRIATYDVERSGLGFLFLARDREHSRDIWSLVSAFGTAGVKLYSNSSAILDRVADGRFALGYNILGSYAQSWASRIPDLGIILPEDYTVVMSRIALVPEAAADPDLGEAMLAFLMSEEGQTIMARDARLPALHPLVEGDNTASALRSRFGARLRPISISPGLVVYLDQVKRARFISRWNDALQSK
- a CDS encoding tripartite tricarboxylate transporter permease; protein product: MIEGILVGLGTALNPVNILFVFAGCLIGTFIGMLPGLGPMSAIALMIPVAASLEPATGIILMAAVYYGAIFGGSTSSILINAPGVASTVATSFDGYPMAKAGKAGKALAIAAYSSFSGGVIAAIFLLVAAPFLAAVSLSFHSADYFALMVLGLTAVAAFAGKGDVLKALLMTVIGLMLSTVGTDQTQGVPRFTLGLIDLTDGISFLLLVMATFALSEALIAILKPSGDNKRQEEMEASSNLGSMKVSGEEVREMAPVIGRSSVLGFIIGVLPGAGATIASFLAYGTEQRLAGPEKGKLFGKGSVRGLSAPETANNAAATGSFVPLLTLGIPGSGTTAIMLGALIGYGIQPGPRLYIDQPAVFWSVIVSMWIGNIVLLILNLPLIPYIAKVLAIPSRFLLPLILFFSLIGVYFVTFNTFDIQLMVLFGLVAVMLRFLDFPMAPMILGFILGGMMEENLRRALLINNDSWSFLWQRPLTFAILLIALFCLFAPMIWSNVQRLRKGADRAGEGG
- a CDS encoding tripartite tricarboxylate transporter substrate binding protein; protein product: MLKKLTAALAVSVFTLAASAGLAQAQTVDEIKFLIPGGAGGGWDGTARGTGEALTKSGIVGSASYENMSGGGGGKAIAHIIETKDQNTLMVNSTPIVIRSLQKVFPQSFRDLTPIAGIIGDYGAIVVGKNSDINDLGGLLAAYKADPTAIAIGGGSVAGGMDHLIAALVMKNAGESPTDVKYIPYDAGGKAMAGLLSGEIAALTTGFGEALELARQGEVKVLCVTAMKRLPAAPDTPTCDESGSKGTDFVNWRGFFGAPGLSDDKKAQFVAALEAMYATPEWVAVRDRNGWVEIFNPGDDFTSFLEQQEEEVGGLMKELGFL